One genomic window of Malaciobacter molluscorum LMG 25693 includes the following:
- a CDS encoding SulP family inorganic anion transporter, which produces MYQTIKKDWFSNIRADLLSGIVVALALIPEAIAFSIIAGVDPKVGLYASFCIAVVISFVGGRPGMISAATGAMALVMVDLVKDYGLQYLLAATLLTGIFQIVLSYIGIHKLMSFVARAVVIGFVNALAILIFMAQLPELTNVTWHVYALTIVGLGIIYLFPYVPKIGKILPSPLVNIVVLTIFVYIMGLDVRTVGDMGQLPDALPVFFIPDIPFNLETLKIILPYSSALAIVGLLESFMTTTIIDELTDTKGDKKKEARGQGIANIATSFLGGMAGCAMIGQSIINIKSGGRGRLSTFTAGFLLLIMVVFLSDIISQIPMAALVAVMIMVSIGTFDWASIKGLKKLPISTNIVMLTTVCVTVYTHNLAHGVISGVLLASLFFANKISHFMYCETSYDKQNEIKTYKFVGQVFFNSSDKFYETFNFKEVLDKVIIDLSKAHFWDVSAVYALDKAVIKFKREGCDVEVVGKNEASKTIIDRFGIHDKPEEIDKVMGGH; this is translated from the coding sequence ATGTATCAAACCATTAAAAAAGATTGGTTTTCTAATATTAGAGCAGATTTATTATCTGGAATAGTTGTAGCGCTTGCACTAATTCCAGAAGCAATTGCATTTTCAATTATTGCAGGGGTTGATCCAAAAGTCGGATTATATGCATCATTTTGCATTGCTGTTGTTATCTCATTTGTTGGAGGAAGACCAGGAATGATTAGTGCTGCAACTGGAGCAATGGCTTTAGTTATGGTAGATTTAGTAAAAGATTATGGTCTTCAATATTTACTTGCAGCTACACTTTTAACTGGTATATTTCAAATAGTTTTATCATACATTGGTATTCATAAATTAATGAGTTTTGTTGCAAGAGCAGTTGTTATTGGTTTTGTGAATGCACTTGCAATACTTATTTTTATGGCACAACTTCCAGAACTTACAAATGTAACTTGGCATGTATATGCACTAACTATTGTAGGATTAGGAATAATTTATCTTTTTCCTTATGTTCCTAAAATTGGTAAAATACTACCTTCACCTTTAGTAAATATTGTTGTTCTTACTATATTTGTATATATTATGGGACTTGATGTAAGAACAGTTGGTGATATGGGACAATTACCAGATGCTTTACCTGTATTTTTTATCCCTGATATACCTTTTAATCTTGAAACATTAAAAATCATTTTACCTTATTCAAGTGCCTTAGCAATTGTTGGTTTATTAGAGTCTTTTATGACAACTACAATTATTGATGAGTTAACAGATACAAAAGGTGATAAGAAAAAAGAGGCAAGAGGACAAGGTATAGCAAATATTGCTACTAGCTTTTTAGGTGGTATGGCAGGTTGTGCCATGATTGGACAATCAATAATAAACATAAAATCAGGAGGAAGAGGAAGATTATCTACTTTCACTGCTGGATTTTTACTTTTAATTATGGTTGTATTTTTAAGCGACATAATTTCACAAATACCAATGGCTGCTTTAGTTGCAGTTATGATTATGGTTTCAATTGGGACATTTGATTGGGCTTCAATAAAAGGATTAAAAAAACTTCCAATATCTACAAATATTGTAATGCTTACTACAGTTTGTGTTACAGTTTATACTCATAATTTAGCACATGGTGTAATATCAGGTGTTTTACTAGCATCACTATTTTTTGCAAACAAAATTTCACACTTTATGTATTGTGAAACATCTTATGATAAACAAAATGAAATAAAAACTTATAAATTTGTTGGACAAGTTTTTTTCAATAGTTCAGACAAATTTTACGAAACATTTAATTTTAAAGAAGTATTAGATAAAGTAATTATAGATTTATCTAAAGCACACTTTTGGGATGTATCTGCTGTTTATGCTTTGGATAAAGCCGTAATCAAATTCAAAAGAGAAGGTTGCGATGTAGAAGTAGTTGGTAAAAATGAAGCCAGTAAAACTATTATTGATAGATTTGGTATTCATGATAAACCAGAAGAAATAGATAAAGTAATGGGAGGCCACTAA
- a CDS encoding universal stress protein, whose amino-acid sequence MGYILCCVDGKNFSYDACDYAVLIANNMNLPLKFLNVVERTYSVTSIDLSGSLVLGEREEMIEELAKEEEKECRKVKKEGKELLNELKLRAIKTCKNEVSISQIHGEIIENISEYEDEIEVLVIGITSHEEHKIGENVKEIIRSIHKPVLLVNSKFEEPKKMLIAYNGSTESKKLLEQTSNNPLFKDIKRDIVNLNTNETEGLKLLNEARELYAKKNYEVNTTILNGTSENLLIEYFNENNCDILTMGAFGHSRIKEFIFGSFTSKIITKMKKPILLFR is encoded by the coding sequence ATGGGTTATATTTTATGTTGTGTTGATGGTAAAAACTTTTCATATGATGCTTGTGATTATGCAGTTTTAATTGCAAATAATATGAATCTTCCTTTAAAATTCTTAAATGTTGTAGAAAGAACTTATAGTGTTACAAGCATTGATTTATCAGGTAGTTTAGTACTTGGTGAAAGAGAAGAGATGATAGAAGAGTTAGCCAAAGAAGAAGAAAAAGAGTGTAGAAAAGTAAAAAAAGAAGGTAAAGAGCTACTTAATGAATTAAAATTAAGAGCCATAAAAACTTGTAAAAATGAAGTTTCTATATCTCAAATTCATGGAGAGATAATAGAAAATATTTCTGAATATGAAGATGAAATTGAAGTATTGGTAATTGGAATAACAAGTCATGAAGAACATAAAATTGGTGAAAATGTAAAAGAGATAATTAGATCAATTCATAAACCTGTTTTATTAGTAAATAGTAAATTTGAAGAACCTAAAAAGATGCTAATTGCATATAATGGTTCCACTGAATCAAAAAAATTATTAGAACAAACTTCAAATAATCCTCTATTTAAAGATATTAAAAGAGATATTGTTAATCTAAATACAAATGAGACTGAAGGATTAAAACTTCTTAATGAAGCAAGAGAACTTTATGCTAAGAAGAATTATGAAGTAAACACAACTATTTTAAATGGAACAAGTGAAAATTTATTGATTGAATATTTCAATGAAAATAATTGTGATATTTTAACAATGGGTGCATTTGGACACTCAAGAATTAAAGAGTTTATTTTTGGAAGTTTTACATCAAAGATAATAACAAAAATGAAGAAACCTATTTTACTTTTTAGATAA
- the rarD gene encoding EamA family transporter RarD: MNERKIGLIYALCAFFFWGLVPIYYKQVMMVPPFEILAARIIFSVVVLICLLFISNQFNTLKPIFKSMRKMKYLIIASLLISFNWFTFIYAISVNKIVEASLGYFITPLVSVALGFFIFNEKINKLQKVAIFLAFIAICYQLITIGNIPLIALGLAFSFGFYGMVRKKVEIASLPGLFIETIIMLPFAAFYLYVLYENSTSVFNTLDSYNMFVLSLSGLVTVLPLLWFNSAAIRLDLTTLGFLQYSGPTVAFFVAVFLYNEEININKFITFILIWIALVIFSYDAVKKRRRK, translated from the coding sequence TTGAATGAAAGAAAAATAGGTTTAATATACGCACTTTGTGCATTTTTCTTTTGGGGATTAGTTCCTATTTATTATAAACAAGTAATGATGGTTCCCCCTTTTGAAATCTTGGCAGCAAGAATAATTTTTTCAGTTGTTGTTTTAATTTGTTTATTATTTATTAGTAATCAGTTCAATACTTTAAAGCCAATTTTTAAGAGTATGAGAAAAATGAAGTATTTAATTATTGCTTCATTACTTATATCTTTTAATTGGTTTACTTTTATATATGCAATTTCAGTTAATAAAATAGTTGAGGCAAGTTTAGGATATTTTATTACACCATTAGTTAGTGTAGCCCTTGGATTTTTTATATTTAATGAAAAGATAAATAAACTTCAAAAAGTAGCTATTTTTCTAGCATTTATTGCAATTTGTTATCAATTGATAACAATTGGAAATATCCCTTTAATTGCACTAGGATTAGCTTTTTCTTTTGGTTTTTATGGAATGGTAAGAAAAAAAGTTGAAATAGCATCATTGCCTGGATTATTTATAGAAACTATTATTATGCTTCCTTTTGCGGCATTTTATTTGTATGTTTTATATGAAAATTCTACAAGTGTATTTAATACTTTAGACTCTTATAATATGTTTGTTCTATCTTTAAGTGGATTAGTAACGGTATTGCCTCTATTGTGGTTTAATAGTGCAGCAATTAGGCTTGATTTAACAACGTTAGGTTTTTTACAATATAGTGGACCAACTGTTGCTTTTTTTGTTGCAGTATTTCTATATAATGAAGAGATAAATATAAATAAGTTTATTACATTTATATTAATTTGGATAGCACTTGTAATTTTTTCATATGATGCAGTAAAAAAAAGAAGAAGAAAATAA
- a CDS encoding thioredoxin family protein: MKIEILGTGCSKCKALFENTKTAVADEKLFAQIEKVEDMQKIMEYSVMSTPALVVDGVIKSTGKLLTAQEIATLLKN; this comes from the coding sequence ATGAAAATTGAAATTTTAGGAACAGGTTGTTCTAAATGTAAAGCTCTTTTTGAAAATACAAAAACAGCAGTAGCAGATGAAAAACTATTTGCACAAATAGAAAAAGTTGAAGATATGCAAAAAATTATGGAATATTCAGTTATGAGTACCCCTGCTTTAGTAGTTGATGGAGTTATAAAAAGTACAGGAAAACTATTAACTGCACAAGAAATTGCAACATTATTAAAAAACTAA
- a CDS encoding permease — protein MFNYWEKFVDYLVYNLMKLDKAEHLSQALHFFIFDTIKIFILLIGIIFVVSYLRTWFNLEKVRAYLQGKSEFTGNILASIFGIITPFCTCSAIPLFLGFLQARIPLGVTFSFLISAPLNNEIAIAMLFSLFGWKITAIYIGFGLLVSIIGGFVIGKLKMEKYILLDIQPIDGCCENPSITMNNKERAKEAFSYTMDIFKKIYLYVVLGVAVGAFIHGYIPTDFIAKYTGGDAWYAVPLSVVLGIPMYASAAGVMPLVEVLTSKGMLLGSALSFMMAVTALSLPEAMILKRLLHTKLIATFFLIIGSGIIIIGYIFNTIL, from the coding sequence ATGTTTAATTATTGGGAAAAGTTTGTAGATTATTTAGTTTATAATCTAATGAAATTAGATAAAGCAGAACATCTCTCACAAGCTTTGCATTTTTTTATATTTGATACTATAAAAATATTTATTTTACTTATAGGAATAATATTTGTAGTATCATATTTAAGAACATGGTTTAATTTGGAAAAAGTTAGAGCATATTTACAGGGAAAATCAGAGTTTACTGGAAATATATTGGCAAGTATATTTGGAATAATTACTCCTTTTTGTACTTGTAGTGCAATTCCTCTTTTTTTAGGATTTTTGCAAGCTAGAATTCCATTAGGAGTGACTTTTTCTTTTTTAATATCAGCACCTTTAAATAATGAAATTGCAATTGCAATGTTATTTTCATTGTTTGGATGGAAAATTACTGCTATTTATATAGGATTTGGATTATTAGTTTCTATTATTGGTGGATTTGTAATTGGGAAATTAAAAATGGAAAAATATATTCTTCTTGATATTCAACCAATTGATGGGTGTTGTGAAAATCCTTCAATAACTATGAATAACAAAGAAAGAGCAAAAGAAGCATTTTCTTATACAATGGATATATTTAAAAAAATATATTTATATGTAGTTTTAGGTGTTGCTGTTGGTGCATTTATTCATGGATATATTCCTACAGATTTTATTGCTAAATATACTGGTGGAGATGCTTGGTATGCAGTTCCTTTATCAGTAGTTTTAGGTATTCCAATGTATGCAAGCGCAGCTGGAGTTATGCCTTTGGTTGAAGTTTTGACTTCAAAAGGAATGTTATTAGGTAGTGCACTATCTTTTATGATGGCAGTTACAGCCTTATCTTTACCTGAAGCGATGATTTTAAAAAGATTATTGCACACAAAGTTAATAGCAACATTTTTTCTAATAATAGGTAGTGGAATTATTATTATTGGATATATATTTAATACAATTTTATAA
- a CDS encoding arsenate reductase ArsC, with product MKKVLILCTGNSCRSIIAEALINAKLDGVEAHSSGVKASGKVNLNAKKLLESKNIWKSSYHSKTLDTVIENDYDLVVTVCDHANETCPVFPKPIKKIHIGFEDPDGKGYEAFEQIYDEIERVLLPKIKEVLNV from the coding sequence ATGAAAAAAGTATTAATTTTATGCACAGGAAATTCATGTAGAAGTATTATCGCTGAAGCTTTAATAAATGCTAAACTTGATGGAGTTGAAGCTCACTCAAGTGGTGTTAAAGCAAGCGGAAAAGTAAATCTCAATGCAAAAAAACTTCTAGAAAGCAAAAATATTTGGAAGAGTTCATATCATAGTAAAACATTAGATACAGTAATAGAAAATGATTATGATTTAGTAGTAACTGTTTGTGATCATGCAAATGAAACTTGTCCTGTGTTTCCTAAACCTATAAAAAAGATTCACATTGGATTTGAAGATCCTGATGGTAAAGGTTATGAAGCATTTGAGCAAATCTATGATGAAATAGAAAGAGTTTTATTACCAAAAATAAAAGAAGTTTTAAATGTTTAA
- a CDS encoding arsenic transporter, translated as MFLASGIFIITLIFVIWQPKGLQIGTTAIIGAIVALILKVVNLNDVLDVTNIVWDATLAFIGIIILSMVLDEIGFFEWCAIKMAKLSNGSGIKMFIYSLLLGSFVSAIFANDGAALILTPIILAKMKILKLNTKTILAFILAGGFISDSASLPFVFSNLTNIVTANYFNIGFFEYLSNMILPYIVSTLISIFVLWLILGKDIPKNIDINLLKDPDEVLKSKTLFKFSWFFLLILLIGYFVGDYFDLPVSLFALSGAIIFLAIASYTKNAKAWLTIKNAPWQVVWFSIGLYIVVYGLKNAGLTDYLSNVLMHLTTKGDFIAVISTGFISAFLSAIMNNMPTVMIMDIALKDVPHDILAYANIIGCNLGPKMTPFGSLATLLWLHVLSKKGVHIGFWQYTKFGLFVTPPVLFIVLLTLI; from the coding sequence ATGTTTTTAGCAAGTGGTATTTTTATAATAACTTTAATATTTGTAATATGGCAACCAAAAGGCCTACAAATAGGTACTACTGCAATTATAGGTGCAATTGTTGCTTTAATTTTGAAAGTTGTAAATCTTAATGATGTACTTGATGTTACAAATATTGTTTGGGATGCAACATTAGCATTTATAGGAATTATAATTTTATCTATGGTTTTAGATGAAATTGGTTTTTTCGAATGGTGTGCAATAAAAATGGCAAAACTATCAAATGGAAGTGGAATTAAGATGTTTATTTATTCACTACTTCTAGGTTCATTTGTATCTGCAATTTTTGCAAATGATGGTGCTGCACTTATTTTAACACCAATTATTTTAGCAAAGATGAAAATATTAAAGTTAAATACAAAAACTATCTTAGCTTTTATTTTAGCAGGTGGATTTATAAGTGATAGTGCATCTTTGCCTTTTGTATTTTCAAATCTTACAAATATTGTAACTGCAAACTATTTTAATATTGGTTTTTTTGAATATTTATCAAATATGATATTACCATATATTGTAAGTACACTTATTTCTATTTTTGTATTATGGTTAATTCTAGGTAAAGATATTCCAAAAAATATTGATATTAATTTATTAAAAGATCCTGATGAGGTGTTAAAAAGTAAAACACTTTTTAAATTTTCTTGGTTCTTTTTATTAATATTATTAATTGGATATTTTGTAGGTGATTATTTTGATTTACCTGTAAGTTTATTTGCATTAAGTGGAGCTATTATTTTTTTAGCAATCGCAAGTTATACAAAAAATGCAAAAGCATGGCTTACAATAAAAAATGCACCTTGGCAAGTTGTTTGGTTTAGTATAGGACTTTATATTGTTGTTTATGGTTTAAAAAATGCAGGTTTAACTGATTATTTATCAAATGTATTAATGCATTTAACAACAAAAGGTGATTTTATTGCAGTTATTTCAACTGGATTTATATCTGCATTTTTAAGTGCAATTATGAACAATATGCCGACAGTTATGATAATGGATATAGCTTTAAAAGATGTTCCTCATGATATTTTAGCCTATGCAAATATAATTGGATGTAACTTAGGACCTAAAATGACTCCATTTGGTAGTTTAGCTACGCTATTATGGTTGCATGTATTAAGTAAGAAAGGTGTGCATATTGGATTTTGGCAATATACGAAATTTGGTTTATTTGTAACACCACCAGTGTTATTTATAGTTTTATTAACGTTAATATAA
- a CDS encoding gamma-glutamylcyclotransferase family protein, translated as MTETLFVYGTLMPNCPNAYVLENIVGKFVPATVKGKLIDAGWSASMGYPGIRLDSKKDTIHGFLFYSSNLINNWDYLDEFEGNEFIRHQVTVERYDELEVDAYIYVLKDEIEEKEGY; from the coding sequence ATGACAGAAACACTTTTTGTTTATGGAACACTTATGCCAAATTGCCCAAATGCATATGTTTTAGAAAATATTGTAGGTAAATTTGTACCTGCAACAGTTAAAGGAAAACTTATTGATGCAGGATGGAGTGCTAGTATGGGCTATCCGGGAATAAGATTAGATTCAAAAAAAGATACAATTCATGGCTTTTTATTTTATTCAAGTAATTTAATTAATAATTGGGATTATCTTGATGAATTTGAAGGAAATGAATTTATAAGACATCAAGTAACTGTTGAAAGATATGATGAATTAGAGGTTGATGCATATATATATGTTTTAAAAGATGAGATTGAAGAAAAAGAGGGTTATTAA
- a CDS encoding ArsR/SmtB family transcription factor — translation MDIFLKTVSSLNDETRVKILKFINIHGSCCVCDLENSFEMIQSRLSRHLKILKEAGFLRVERQGRWAYYSIRNPLDEFRMSCIKEIMFLDINLPTLNKSCNKENI, via the coding sequence ATGGATATATTCTTAAAAACAGTATCTTCTTTAAATGATGAGACAAGGGTAAAAATATTAAAGTTTATTAATATTCATGGTTCTTGTTGTGTATGTGATTTAGAAAACTCTTTTGAAATGATACAATCAAGATTATCAAGACATTTAAAAATATTAAAAGAAGCAGGATTTCTAAGAGTTGAAAGGCAAGGAAGATGGGCTTATTATAGTATAAGAAATCCACTTGATGAATTTAGAATGTCGTGTATAAAAGAGATAATGTTTTTAGATATAAATCTACCAACTCTTAATAAAAGTTGTAATAAGGAAAATATTTAA
- a CDS encoding TonB-dependent siderophore receptor has protein sequence MKKRYMFAFLFLLNNATIFAEELDSVLVIGAQESYFEEYSSSSMKGEFKDKETPYSVSVTKGTLIDDLQAQRIEDTYDYTTGVTKVGKNADAIMIRGFQTNLQNIQVNGMSGLISRMGSPSTANVERIEVVKGPASVLYGAMQPSGLINIQTKLPQSKQSFSIDTSFQTYMSNSSKFGEDNGITTTFDSTGPINDDLFYRFIVVGEKIDSYRKDVDFKNLYIYPSLLWNINDNTSLLVAMEYGNEKGSADDGLAAANHNINNVASLETIYQEKNDYDNDKGTAFDVSLDHYINSNLSYKFLWRSVFHEDDRKLYENRKVNNSTNIKDATLTRRNRHQYNERDWHSFDTNLKYNTRFLDMNHNMLFGLSGAYKRTDYVRKVYGGNVKPDLSIYNPILGGNAIDKKGNRRETKSYSAGLYIQDKIDVTDKLILVGSLRVDRTKIDFECLRGNCVDDMNKLSTDYVGSIGAVYNINDIFSIYGSYAQSYDPNSAERVDKTGNSLDSEKSEQFEIGTKINITEKLNTILSFYKIDKENVAESNPGGYYELKGEVESKGFEAEIQWLPTANWQFKTGYAYNETEYISGKDMGNTPKNSPKSTAYLFTRYNIPKKIYDGTLGVTAGVVYRDETYTSSSETTRVELPSYTRYDMGLHYSLKDWELALNVENITDKKYYESGTNDYRIYSGEPRKITFNFKRKF, from the coding sequence ATGAAAAAGAGGTATATGTTTGCATTTTTATTTTTACTAAATAATGCAACAATTTTTGCAGAAGAATTAGATAGTGTTTTAGTAATTGGAGCACAAGAATCCTATTTTGAAGAGTATTCTTCAAGTAGTATGAAAGGTGAATTCAAAGATAAAGAGACCCCCTACTCTGTATCTGTAACTAAAGGAACATTAATAGATGATTTACAAGCTCAAAGAATTGAAGATACATATGATTATACAACAGGTGTAACAAAAGTTGGTAAAAATGCAGATGCAATAATGATAAGAGGTTTTCAAACAAATTTACAAAATATACAAGTAAATGGAATGTCAGGATTAATTAGTAGAATGGGATCTCCTTCAACTGCAAATGTAGAAAGAATTGAAGTTGTAAAAGGTCCTGCATCCGTACTGTATGGGGCAATGCAACCAAGTGGTTTAATAAATATTCAAACAAAACTACCTCAATCTAAACAAAGTTTTTCAATTGATACTTCTTTTCAAACTTATATGAGTAATAGTTCAAAATTTGGCGAAGATAATGGAATAACTACAACATTTGATTCAACAGGGCCAATAAATGATGATCTTTTTTATAGATTTATAGTTGTAGGAGAAAAAATAGATTCATATAGAAAAGATGTAGATTTTAAAAATCTATATATCTATCCTAGTCTTTTATGGAATATAAATGATAATACATCTTTATTGGTTGCAATGGAATATGGAAATGAAAAAGGAAGTGCAGATGATGGACTTGCAGCTGCGAATCATAATATAAATAATGTGGCATCTCTTGAAACTATTTATCAAGAAAAGAATGATTATGATAATGATAAAGGTACTGCATTTGATGTAAGTTTAGATCATTATATTAATAGTAATCTATCTTATAAGTTTTTATGGAGAAGTGTTTTTCATGAAGATGATAGAAAATTATATGAAAATAGAAAAGTTAATAATAGCACAAATATTAAAGATGCTACATTAACAAGAAGAAATAGACATCAATATAATGAAAGAGATTGGCATAGTTTTGATACAAATTTAAAATATAATACAAGATTTTTAGATATGAATCATAATATGTTATTTGGTTTATCAGGTGCATACAAAAGAACTGATTACGTTAGAAAAGTCTATGGAGGGAATGTAAAACCAGATTTGAGTATATATAATCCTATTTTAGGTGGCAATGCAATAGATAAAAAAGGTAATAGAAGAGAGACAAAATCTTATAGTGCGGGTCTTTATATTCAAGATAAAATTGATGTAACAGATAAGTTAATATTAGTTGGTTCTTTAAGAGTAGATAGAACAAAGATAGATTTTGAATGTTTAAGAGGTAATTGTGTTGATGATATGAATAAATTATCAACTGATTATGTGGGATCTATTGGTGCCGTTTATAATATCAATGATATATTCTCAATTTATGGAAGTTATGCTCAAAGTTATGATCCAAATTCAGCAGAAAGGGTTGATAAAACAGGTAACTCTTTAGATTCTGAAAAATCAGAACAATTTGAAATTGGAACAAAAATAAATATTACTGAAAAATTAAATACAATTTTATCTTTTTATAAAATAGATAAAGAAAATGTTGCAGAGAGTAATCCTGGTGGATATTATGAATTAAAAGGAGAGGTTGAAAGTAAAGGTTTTGAAGCAGAAATTCAATGGTTACCTACTGCAAACTGGCAGTTTAAGACTGGATATGCATATAATGAGACTGAATATATAAGTGGAAAAGATATGGGGAATACTCCTAAAAATAGTCCAAAATCAACAGCATATTTATTTACTAGATATAATATTCCTAAAAAAATATATGATGGAACACTTGGAGTTACAGCTGGAGTTGTATATAGGGATGAAACATATACAAGTTCATCTGAAACAACAAGAGTTGAATTACCTTCTTATACTAGATATGATATGGGACTTCACTATTCTTTAAAAGATTGGGAACTTGCATTAAATGTAGAAAATATTACAGATAAAAAATATTATGAATCTGGAACAAATGATTATAGAATTTATTCTGGTGAACCAAGAAAAATAACATTTAATTTTAAAAGAAAATTTTAA
- a CDS encoding LrgB family protein, with translation MNFDALQNYITTTPLTWLILTMASFKIGIIIYEKTNKNTLLQPIIIAYVIIMGAILITGTSYKEYFDSVKIIHFFLGPATVALALPLFNNLKYIKSLFIPIVITLVVAGVFSIVIAVVLLWSLDANLQTILSMTTKSITAPIAIITSKQIGAIPSLAVGFVIITGIIGALLGTIIFKLVKIKHETSKGFALGLISHGIGTARAIEIGEKAAAFSALAMGLSGIFTAIFLPIMISFFK, from the coding sequence ATGAACTTTGATGCACTTCAGAATTATATAACTACTACTCCTCTAACATGGCTTATTTTAACAATGGCATCATTTAAAATAGGAATTATTATATATGAAAAAACTAATAAAAATACATTATTACAACCAATAATAATTGCATATGTAATAATTATGGGTGCTATTTTAATTACAGGCACTTCTTATAAAGAGTATTTTGATTCTGTTAAAATAATTCATTTCTTTTTAGGCCCTGCGACAGTTGCATTAGCATTGCCTTTATTTAATAATTTAAAATATATAAAGTCATTATTTATACCAATTGTTATAACTTTGGTAGTTGCAGGTGTATTTTCAATAGTGATAGCTGTTGTATTATTATGGTCATTGGATGCAAATTTACAAACTATTTTATCTATGACAACAAAATCTATTACTGCTCCTATTGCAATTATAACTTCTAAACAAATAGGAGCAATACCATCATTAGCTGTTGGTTTTGTAATTATTACAGGAATAATAGGTGCACTTTTAGGAACAATTATTTTTAAACTTGTAAAAATAAAACATGAAACTTCCAAAGGTTTTGCTCTTGGTTTAATATCTCATGGAATAGGAACGGCAAGGGCAATAGAAATAGGGGAGAAAGCAGCTGCTTTCTCCGCTTTAGCAATGGGTTTAAGTGGTATTTTTACGGCAATATTTCTTCCTATTATGATTTCTTTTTTTAAATAA
- a CDS encoding CidA/LrgA family protein, producing MLKGIIVLLFFQFIGECISKLFSLLVPGPVIGMILLLIFLMIRKSSFKSLDNAVFIHLRYLPMLFIPAAMGIITQVDILKKEFWAILISLLLGTIIALIFSAKLMDYLTDKKAKNEL from the coding sequence ATGTTAAAAGGAATTATTGTATTACTATTTTTCCAATTTATTGGAGAATGTATATCAAAACTTTTTTCTTTACTTGTTCCAGGACCAGTTATTGGAATGATTTTATTGTTAATATTTTTGATGATAAGAAAAAGTAGTTTTAAAAGTTTAGATAATGCGGTTTTTATACATTTAAGATATTTACCAATGCTATTTATCCCTGCTGCTATGGGAATAATAACTCAAGTTGATATATTAAAAAAAGAGTTTTGGGCTATTCTTATTTCTTTATTATTAGGTACAATTATTGCATTAATATTTAGTGCGAAATTAATGGATTATTTAACTGATAAAAAGGCTAAAAATGAACTTTGA
- a CDS encoding helix-turn-helix transcriptional regulator, which translates to MNKKLIPYITICDAIAKLFYPNVEVVLHDVKEERLVHISNTFSKREIGDKMINDVKDFKTLTTDIIGPYEKINFDGKKLKTVSSIVRDENNEIIGIMCINFDIQIFENIFDSLKSFLNIEDKNKSPNLLFSQDWKSHTNKLIKEFLELKEKKIEELKIKQKKELILFLNNKGIFSIRNVVSYLCKTLSISRATIYKWLKQEN; encoded by the coding sequence ATGAATAAAAAATTAATACCTTATATTACTATTTGTGATGCAATTGCAAAACTATTTTATCCAAATGTTGAAGTTGTTTTACACGATGTAAAAGAAGAAAGATTAGTACATATTTCAAATACTTTCTCCAAAAGAGAAATTGGAGATAAAATGATAAATGATGTTAAAGACTTCAAAACATTAACAACTGACATTATAGGACCATATGAAAAAATAAACTTTGATGGAAAAAAATTAAAAACTGTATCTTCTATTGTTAGAGATGAAAATAATGAAATAATAGGAATCATGTGTATTAACTTTGATATACAAATATTTGAGAATATTTTTGATTCTTTAAAATCATTTTTAAATATTGAAGATAAAAACAAATCTCCAAATCTACTATTTTCTCAAGATTGGAAAAGTCATACAAATAAATTAATAAAAGAGTTTTTAGAATTAAAAGAAAAAAAAATAGAAGAACTTAAAATAAAACAGAAAAAAGAGTTAATACTATTTTTAAATAATAAAGGAATTTTTTCAATAAGAAATGTAGTTTCATACTTATGTAAAACATTAAGTATATCAAGAGCCACAATATATAAATGGTTAAAACAAGAGAATTAA